From the genome of Nocardia mangyaensis:
CCAGCCGGTCGCCGCGGGTGTGCAGCTGGCGGGGCAGGTAGCGGTCCTGGGCCAGGATCGAACCGAGCACCGGGAACCCGTTGAACGCGGTGTTGGCGGCCATCATCAGGATCAGCGCGGTGGCGATCGTGATCGCGAAGAAGCCGAGTGGGAAGCCTGCGAACACCGTCTCGGCGAGCTGGGCGATCAGGGTCTTCTGCTGGTAGTCGGTCGGCGCGCCGACCAGGTTCGCCGGGTCGTTGGCGTAGACGATGCCCACCTTCTGCGCCAGCACGATGATGCCCATCATCAGCACGATCGAGATGGCACCGAGCAGCAGCAGCGAGGTCGCGGCGTTGCGGGCCTTGGGTTTACGGAAGGCGGGCACGCTGTTGCTGATGGTCTCCACGCCCGTCAGTGCCACGCAGCCGGAGGAGAAGGCCCGCGCGATCAGGAACGCGAAGGCCAGCCCGTAGAGGTGCTCGTCCTCGACATCCAGGCCGAACCCGGCCGATTCGGCCCGCACGTCCTCACCGAGCACGAACGCCCGGAACAGCCCCCAGCCCAGCATCGCCACCATGCCGACGAGGAACGCGTAGGTCGGAATCGCGAAGGTGGTACCGGACTCGCGCACGCCACGCAGGTTGATCGCGGTGAGCACCACGATCGCCACCACCGCGAACAGCACCTTGTGGGTGGCCACGAACGGGATCGCCGACCCGATGTTGGCCGCCGCCGCCGAGATCGAGACCGCCACGGTCAGCACGTAGTCGACCAGTAGCGCGCTGCCGACCGTCAACCCCGCGTTGGGGCCCAGATTCTTGTTCGCGACCTCGTAGTCGCCGCCCCCGGACGGGTAGGCGCGCACGTTCTGCCGGTAGCTCGCGACGACCACCGCCATGACCAGCGCGACGGCCACCCCGACCCACGGCGCGTACAGATACGCCGAGATCCCCGCCGCCGCCAGCACGAGGAAGATCTCCTCCGGCGCGTACGCGACCGACGACATCGCGTCGGAGGCGAAGACCGGAAGAGCGATACGCTTGGGCAACAACGTGCGGCCGAGCGAATCGCTACGGAACGGCCTGCCCAGCAGCAAACGCTTGGCTGCCGTCGTCAACTTGGACACCGGGCCGAGCATAGAGCAGTTCACGGGTACCTTCGCGCGCGCACATCCCGATGCCGACGCCGGTGTGGCGATTGTTTGCCCGGGGTCGACACGGGGAAAATGGGCGAGGAGAGCGGGTGGCGAGTACGGTCCAAGCCGGACCCCACGGGCAGTCCAGGAACGAGGGTGCACGGTGTACGTAGTGATCTTGGGGTGTGGCCGCGTCGGCTCCTCGCTGGCGCGGGCCCTGACCCGGGTCGGTCACGAGGTCACGGTGATCGACCGGGACCCCAGTGCGTTCCGTC
Proteins encoded in this window:
- a CDS encoding APC family permease, encoding MSKLTTAAKRLLLGRPFRSDSLGRTLLPKRIALPVFASDAMSSVAYAPEEIFLVLAAAGISAYLYAPWVGVAVALVMAVVVASYRQNVRAYPSGGGDYEVANKNLGPNAGLTVGSALLVDYVLTVAVSISAAAANIGSAIPFVATHKVLFAVVAIVVLTAINLRGVRESGTTFAIPTYAFLVGMVAMLGWGLFRAFVLGEDVRAESAGFGLDVEDEHLYGLAFAFLIARAFSSGCVALTGVETISNSVPAFRKPKARNAATSLLLLGAISIVLMMGIIVLAQKVGIVYANDPANLVGAPTDYQQKTLIAQLAETVFAGFPLGFFAITIATALILMMAANTAFNGFPVLGSILAQDRYLPRQLHTRGDRLAFSNGILFLSGAAIAFVMIFGAEVSKLIQLYIVGVFVSFVLSQTGMLRHWTRLLRTETDPRQRSRMQRSRMINAIGLSATGIVLVIVVGTKFFAGAYIAILTMVAIFVVMKLIRKHYDSVSRELDESDWDGVLPSRTHSIVLVSKLHLPTRRALAYARATRPDTLEAITVNVDDADTRRLVHEWENSEINVPLKVIESPYREITKPVLEYVKRVRKDAPRDVVTVFIPEYVVGHWWEQVLHNQSALRLKGRLLFEPGVMVTSVPWQLSSSTRAKQSAEVNAPGSVRRGFERPDRRE